One Hemibagrus wyckioides isolate EC202008001 linkage group LG09, SWU_Hwy_1.0, whole genome shotgun sequence DNA segment encodes these proteins:
- the il17a/f1 gene encoding interleukin 17a/f1, whose protein sequence is MALKTSLLTLPCVMMMMMIMMMMDTQAAPPKIKISAHHKPPNSEEESPKFFILGDLEQEIKPASHSIRPIHNDSISPWETIYTTDSNRIPSQLPEARCLLSGCLNWNGVETLELESRRIFWQVPVLQRVRRGDDKNYYFRLEHKTISVGCTCVRPYVEQI, encoded by the exons ATGGCTTTAAAAACCTCGCTCTTAACG CTGCCAtgcgtgatgatgatgatgatgataatgatgatgatggacacTCAGGCTGCTCCTCCGAAGATAAAGATCAGCGCTCATCACAAACCTCCAAACTCTGAAGAAGAATCTCCAAAATTCTTTATCCTCGGGGATCTGGAACAGGAAATCAAACCAGCCTCACACTCCATCAGACCCATCCACAACGACTCCATCTCACCCTGGGAGACCAT TTACACGACTGATTCCAATCGGATCCCGTCTCAGCTCCCGGAGGCTCGCTGTCTCCTGAGTGGATGTTTAAACTGGAACGGTGTCGAGACGCTGGAGTTGGAGTCCAGACGGATTTTCTGGCAGGTTCCGGTCCTGCAGCGAGTTCGCCGTGGAGACGACAAAAACTACTACTTCAGACTGGAACATAAAACCATCTCCGTGGGCTGCACCTGCGTCCGGCCGTACGTGGAGCAGATCTGA
- the stmn4l gene encoding stathmin-like 4, like isoform X2, protein MTLTAYREKMKELPLVAYFCSCILPESKEKTTKNTHQGVVDLNLCLIKDMEVIELNKRSSGQAFEVILRPPSFDGQREFNPTIPPRRDPSLEEIQKKLDAAEERRKGQEAELLKHLAEKREHEREVAQKAVEEHNNFIKMAKEKLEQRMEINKENREAHIAAMLERLQEKEKHAEEVP, encoded by the exons ATGACTCTCACAG CGtacagagagaaaatgaaggagCTCCCCCTGGTGGCCTACTTCTGCTCCTGCATCCTTCCAGAGTCTAAAGAGAAAACCACCAAAAACACTCaccaag GTGTGGTGGATCTGAACCTGTGCCTTATCAAAGACATGGAGGTGATTGAGCTGAACAAGCGTTCCTCAGGTCAGGCGTTCGAGGTCATCCTGAGGCCTCCATCGTTCGACGGTCAGAGAGAGTTTAATCCCACCATCCCGCCCCGCAGAGACCCCTCACTGGAGGAGATCCAGAAAAAGCTGGACGctgcagaggagaggagaaag GGTCAGGAGGCAGAACTACTGAAACATCTGGCTGAAAAGCGAGAACATGAGCGTGAAGTGGCTCAGAAAGCTGTGGAGGAACACAACAACTTCATCAAGATGGCCAAAGAGAAGCTGGAGCAGAGGATGGAGATCAACAAGGAGAACCGAGAAGCTCACATCGCCGCTATGCTTGAGCGCCTGCAGGAGAAG GAAAAGCACGCTGAGGAG GTGCCTTGA
- the stmn4l gene encoding stathmin-like 4, like isoform X1 yields MTLTAYREKMKELPLVAYFCSCILPESKEKTTKNTHQGVVDLNLCLIKDMEVIELNKRSSGQAFEVILRPPSFDGQREFNPTIPPRRDPSLEEIQKKLDAAEERRKGQEAELLKHLAEKREHEREVAQKAVEEHNNFIKMAKEKLEQRMEINKENREAHIAAMLERLQEKEKHAEEVRKTKAQMEVDWQ; encoded by the exons ATGACTCTCACAG CGtacagagagaaaatgaaggagCTCCCCCTGGTGGCCTACTTCTGCTCCTGCATCCTTCCAGAGTCTAAAGAGAAAACCACCAAAAACACTCaccaag GTGTGGTGGATCTGAACCTGTGCCTTATCAAAGACATGGAGGTGATTGAGCTGAACAAGCGTTCCTCAGGTCAGGCGTTCGAGGTCATCCTGAGGCCTCCATCGTTCGACGGTCAGAGAGAGTTTAATCCCACCATCCCGCCCCGCAGAGACCCCTCACTGGAGGAGATCCAGAAAAAGCTGGACGctgcagaggagaggagaaag GGTCAGGAGGCAGAACTACTGAAACATCTGGCTGAAAAGCGAGAACATGAGCGTGAAGTGGCTCAGAAAGCTGTGGAGGAACACAACAACTTCATCAAGATGGCCAAAGAGAAGCTGGAGCAGAGGATGGAGATCAACAAGGAGAACCGAGAAGCTCACATCGCCGCTATGCTTGAGCGCCTGCAGGAGAAG GAAAAGCACGCTGAGGAGGTGAGGAAAACGAAAGCTCAGATGGAGGTGGACTGGcagtag